A part of Calditrichota bacterium genomic DNA contains:
- a CDS encoding DUF3467 domain-containing protein: MNQNQPQQINVELGEKEAEGIYSNLALISHSPAEFVIDFTRMLPGVPKAKVYARIIMTPQHAKSFLHALQENIRKYEEQFGEIKIQGEDKHRSFGFKPPSEN; this comes from the coding sequence ATGAATCAGAATCAACCGCAACAAATTAATGTGGAATTGGGAGAGAAAGAAGCCGAGGGAATTTATTCAAACCTGGCCCTTATCAGCCATTCACCTGCGGAATTTGTCATCGATTTCACACGAATGTTGCCGGGTGTTCCGAAGGCCAAAGTGTATGCCCGAATTATTATGACCCCCCAACATGCAAAATCGTTCTTACATGCATTGCAGGAGAATATCCGCAAGTACGAAGAACAATTTGGAGAAATTAAAATTCAGGGCGAAGATAAACATCGCTCGTTTGGATTCAAACCTCCCTCAGAAAACTAA
- a CDS encoding AEC family transporter gives MHIILQTIVPVFSIIAIGALLGLFKDLDAKTLSELTLYILTPFLVFTSLLESQIVLQRMLTIIVFAALIFLGMAAISFGAAYVLKFSPTEKSSFVLSTTLMNSGNLGLPLIYFAFGNEGLAIAVIFLVCFVIVLNTFGIFVAAGGHLPASRAVAEIFRLPALYAIGLAFLLRGTHTVIPAILYKPIQMIGHAAIPTILLILGIQLTHANLRDKLPRISLAVFLRLIVSPILAIVIFTLLPADSLTRRVLIIQSSGPTAVNAIILATKYDVHPDFAGSVILVSTLLSVFSLSILLALFGG, from the coding sequence GTGCACATAATTTTGCAGACAATTGTTCCGGTTTTTTCAATCATTGCCATCGGTGCCCTCCTGGGTCTCTTTAAGGACCTGGATGCCAAAACTCTTTCTGAATTGACATTATACATCCTGACCCCCTTTCTGGTTTTTACAAGCCTTCTTGAAAGTCAGATTGTCCTTCAGCGCATGCTTACCATAATTGTTTTTGCAGCCCTTATTTTTTTGGGGATGGCCGCCATCAGTTTTGGAGCGGCGTATGTACTAAAATTCAGTCCCACCGAGAAAAGCAGTTTTGTCCTTTCCACAACACTCATGAATTCCGGAAATCTCGGACTGCCCCTTATTTATTTTGCCTTCGGGAATGAGGGTTTGGCTATTGCGGTTATTTTTTTGGTATGCTTCGTCATTGTTTTGAACACATTTGGGATTTTCGTGGCAGCCGGGGGACATTTACCCGCCTCGCGGGCTGTGGCTGAAATCTTCCGATTGCCGGCACTCTATGCCATCGGATTGGCCTTCCTGCTGCGCGGAACACACACCGTCATACCGGCCATTTTATACAAGCCCATTCAGATGATTGGGCATGCGGCCATTCCAACCATCCTTTTAATCCTGGGCATTCAATTGACCCATGCCAATCTAAGGGACAAACTTCCCCGCATCAGCCTGGCCGTTTTTCTGCGATTGATCGTTTCACCCATTCTGGCAATTGTCATTTTCACCCTGCTGCCTGCCGATAGTTTGACCCGGCGTGTACTCATCATTCAGTCCAGCGGCCCAACAGCCGTAAATGCCATTATTCTGGCCACAAAATATGATGTTCACCCCGATTTTGCGGGAAGCGTTATTTTGGTCAGTACGCTTCTCAGTGTGTTTAGTCTGAGTATTTTATTGGCCTTGTTTGGGGGATAA
- a CDS encoding DUF1957 domain-containing protein produces the protein MAPNKIGYFTFVLHSHLPYVLSHGKWPHGMDWLNEAAAETYIPILNALNELRDEGIAPKISIGITPVLTEQLADESFKTEFESYLREKIQAAIEDQIEFEKYGNSHMHQLADMWEHFYRKILSDFIEKYHYDLVGAFRELSDAGFVDLITCGATHGYFPLLGLDTSIQAQVKTAIKTHTRHYGKPPRGIWLPEAAYRPRYKWAPPVASVLGDKPYLRKGVDEFLSENGIEFFFVDAALLRGGKAIGVYMDRFEALKKLWAQFEKEQPEREEDTEKSPYEIYLVSSNPELKKPVAIFTRDPKTGLQVWSGEWGYPGDGWYLDFHKKHFPGGHRYWRVTSPKSDLADKKEYEPDMAESRIPENSDHFVHLIKDILREHLSATGNKGALVAPFDAELFGHWWFEGPQFLKAVLKKLANDDEVQLSNAAEILDNKKPIEVITIPEGSWGEGGYHYIWLNEDTSWTWPHIYAAEKRMTDTLNKLDWQTNAQLEDILKQGARELLLLESSDWQFLISTWAARDYAEMRFEEHVREFNRILDMAETVAITGELTEKDKLYLTDSKKRDNLFPDIDLKWWQTLDYPV, from the coding sequence ATGGCACCTAATAAAATAGGATATTTTACGTTTGTTCTCCATTCCCATTTGCCCTATGTTTTATCGCACGGGAAATGGCCTCATGGAATGGACTGGCTGAACGAGGCAGCTGCGGAGACGTACATTCCCATCCTGAATGCGCTAAATGAATTACGGGATGAAGGAATCGCCCCAAAAATTTCCATCGGGATTACACCCGTTTTAACGGAACAATTAGCCGACGAAAGCTTCAAGACAGAATTTGAATCCTATCTGCGCGAAAAAATTCAAGCAGCCATTGAGGATCAAATTGAATTTGAAAAATACGGCAACTCTCACATGCATCAATTGGCGGACATGTGGGAGCACTTTTACAGAAAGATTCTGTCCGATTTTATTGAAAAATACCACTACGATCTGGTCGGCGCATTTCGTGAACTTTCGGACGCCGGTTTTGTGGACCTGATTACCTGCGGCGCCACACATGGATATTTCCCCCTTCTCGGGCTGGACACCAGTATTCAGGCACAGGTTAAAACGGCTATTAAAACGCACACCCGCCATTACGGAAAACCTCCGCGGGGCATTTGGCTGCCGGAAGCCGCCTACCGTCCCCGTTACAAATGGGCCCCTCCGGTTGCCTCCGTTCTTGGAGATAAGCCCTATTTACGAAAGGGAGTCGATGAATTTCTGAGCGAAAACGGGATTGAATTCTTTTTTGTCGACGCTGCTTTATTAAGAGGGGGGAAAGCCATTGGGGTGTACATGGACCGCTTTGAAGCCCTCAAAAAACTCTGGGCTCAGTTCGAAAAGGAACAGCCGGAACGGGAAGAAGACACCGAAAAATCACCCTACGAAATTTATCTGGTCAGCTCAAATCCGGAGCTCAAAAAACCAGTGGCTATTTTCACGCGCGATCCCAAAACCGGGCTCCAGGTCTGGTCCGGCGAATGGGGATACCCCGGAGACGGCTGGTACCTGGATTTTCACAAGAAGCATTTTCCAGGAGGACACCGCTACTGGCGGGTCACCAGCCCCAAAAGCGATTTGGCCGATAAAAAGGAATACGAACCCGATATGGCGGAAAGCCGGATTCCCGAAAATTCTGATCATTTTGTCCATTTGATTAAGGACATTCTGCGCGAACACCTTTCCGCAACGGGAAACAAGGGTGCGCTGGTGGCTCCTTTCGATGCGGAGTTGTTTGGACACTGGTGGTTTGAAGGACCGCAGTTTCTGAAAGCCGTCCTCAAAAAACTGGCCAACGATGATGAAGTGCAACTTTCCAATGCCGCTGAAATTCTGGACAACAAAAAGCCAATTGAAGTGATTACCATCCCTGAAGGCTCCTGGGGCGAAGGGGGTTACCACTACATCTGGCTAAATGAGGACACCAGCTGGACATGGCCTCACATTTATGCGGCTGAGAAGCGAATGACCGACACATTGAACAAACTGGACTGGCAAACCAATGCCCAGCTGGAGGATATTTTAAAACAGGGAGCACGAGAGCTGCTGTTACTGGAGTCTTCCGACTGGCAATTCTTAATCAGCACCTGGGCTGCCCGCGACTATGCAGAAATGCGTTTCGAAGAACACGTGCGGGAATTTAACCGAATCCTCGACATGGCTGAAACCGTTGCAATTACGGGAGAATTGACTGAAAAAGACAAATTGTATCTCACGGATTCCAAAAAACGGGACAATCTCTTTCCCGATATTGATCTGAAATGGTGGCAAACATTAGATTACCCGGTTTAA
- the tnpA gene encoding IS200/IS605 family transposase, translating to MAVHSRVKIYIHLIWGTYKHEQILDRDLRLKIYNHIMKKYEESKIIIFKMNVQPEHVHMLISLTSDRTIASIAKDIKGESSHWINSSHLAEREIHWQRGYGAYSVSQSQVEAVENYIKYQDKHHKREPFEEEYKRWADQYGVWDTNEDWH from the coding sequence ATGGCTGTTCATTCTCGTGTAAAAATTTATATTCACCTGATCTGGGGAACCTATAAACACGAGCAGATTCTGGATCGGGATTTACGTCTAAAAATTTATAACCACATTATGAAAAAATATGAGGAATCCAAGATTATCATTTTCAAAATGAATGTTCAGCCTGAACATGTTCATATGCTAATTAGTTTAACCTCGGATAGAACCATTGCAAGTATTGCCAAAGATATTAAAGGCGAGAGTTCACATTGGATTAATTCAAGTCATCTTGCAGAAAGAGAAATACATTGGCAACGAGGATACGGGGCTTATTCCGTCAGTCAATCGCAAGTTGAAGCTGTTGAAAATTACATAAAATACCAGGACAAACATCATAAACGTGAACCATTTGAAGAGGAATACAAAAGGTGGGCTGACCAATATGGGGTTTGGGATACTAACGAAGATTGGCATTAG